The DNA sequence AAATTCACTCCAGAAGCTCGCAAATAGCCAATTAGATTGTTATTTATAATTGTCTGAGAAGTAATTTTATTCGTGCCTACTAATTTTGCTCCATTTAACCCCAATACAAAATCAGATAATTTATCGTCACTAAATTTCCGTTTGTCGTAATACACATTACTATATTTCGTATAAATACGATTGATGGTTAAATCTTCTTCTTGTAAGATTTCGTTATTGGCTATATTGAATGCTTCAAGGGTAATATTATCTAATTTTTCATCTACATTTGACCAAAGAATACAAGAAACTAACGCATCAATTTTAGTGTGAAAATGTCTTCGGTTGAAAGCAAATCCTCTTTCAAACTTTTTATCAATGAGATGAATTTCTTTCCAATATTTGATTGGGCTATAAATAATGTAACTATCAGTAGGCTGACGAAGATAATATTTGAAACCACTCCAAATAAAGATATTTCCCATCTCATTTACACCCATTCCCTTGATTTCTTGTTTCATCTGTTTCATTAAATAACTTTGTTTCCATTGAGATGATGATGAAGTCTTTTTTGCTTTTTGATGCTCTATACTGCGTGTATCTGCGTAGGGTGGGTTTTCATACAAAATAATTGTTACTTTTGGGTCGTTGATATAGCGTTGAATAATTTCATTATTGATATATTCCTCGCTAAGAGCATCCGCTCCTCGGACTAGCCCCATATTAAAAGTATCTTCTTTTTCAGTTGGTGGAATGATATGACGGACTTTATCTCCAAGCAATTCCAGCAGAACTTTGTATTCATAATATTCTATAGTTGAAAGAACACAGTGACTTAATTCCTCGTCGCTCATCAATTTCTCAAGGTTTCCAGTTCCGGCACATCTATCCAAAATAATATAATCATTTCCTTTAGGAACATGTTGAATGGCTTGTCGGACTAGCTCCAATGACTTTTGAACATAAGGTTCAGGAGTGTAGAAAGCTCCTAAATTTTTCTTTTGCAAAGTATCATTGAGTTTATCCATCAAATATTGAAATTGAACATTAGTTTCACCGATATAAGGATTGATAAACTCTTTTAGTTTCTCAGGTTTCCGAATTTCACCAATAATTTTAACTTTACCAGTATGGTCACCGATAAAATCAGACTTTTTAGCCCCTTTGTTTTCACGATAAAAACGTTCTGCCCAACCAACAATACAGTTTTCGTCAATGTTAATTTTTGTATATTGCTTTGAACGTAGTAAAGTAATAAGACGACTTTCGTCTAGTTGACTTTGACCGTATTCTAAAACTTCAAGAGGGGCATCAGAAGAAAAACCAGAGGTTTTTACACTTGCACCACCAAAATATACTTTTTCGATATGTGTTAAATATTCCTGACTATCAAAAACGTAGATTTTTTCATTCGTTAGCGACACAAGCAGAATGTTTTTGGGAATTTCTTTTCCTTTGATTCTCCGAGCGGATAGATATTTGATGGCTTGGAATAGAACAGTGTTAATATCATTGATAACAACTTTAAATTCAATCAGATTTCCATTTACAATACCATCTGTATAATCCGTTAAAATATCATCTGTTTTTAAAGTTTTATCAACAAGAGGGAGATAATCTTGATAAAACTTGAGTTGTCCATCAACTTCGTTTGAGAAATGGTTAGGCATATTGTAGCTCCCCATTTCTCTCTGAAAATAACTCAGAAAACTCAACATAAAAAGCCTTCTCACAAAAATGTGAAAAAGCCTGTTTTAATGCTTGACAAAAAACACGCCCGATTACATAATCAGTGTGAGCTGTGAGCTGTGAGCTGTGAGCTGTGAGCTGTGAGCTGTGAGCTGTGAGCTGTGAGCTGTGAGCTGTGAGCTGTGAGCTGTGAGCTGTGATTGCGTTCATAATACTTAATTTCCTTTATTTTTGATACTTCTATTATATCAAAATTTTGGAATCTTGCATAGTAGAAATTTACATTTTTGTTGATAAATATTCTTATTTTCGATATAATATAATCAAGAAGTAAGGAGTACCAGTTATGAAGTTTGAGTTTAAGTCATTATTTGATTTACAATCTGCTTTTCCAGACGAACAGTCATGTATTGACCATTTAGAAAATATGATTTGGGGCGATGTGATTATCAGCCCTTTTGATGCTACTTCAAAGGTCTACAAATGCAAAGGTAACAAATACCGCTGTAAAAATACTGGAAAATACTTCAATGTCAAGACTGGTACTCTTTTTGACAATACTAAAATTGAACTTCGTAAATGGTTTATGGCAATTTGGCTTGTGACTTCTCACAAAAAAGGAATCTCATCTGTGCAATTATCAAAAGATATTGGTGTTACGCAAAAAACAGCTTGGTTCATGCTGGAACGTATCCGTAAGTGTTTTAGTTCTGAAAGCAACAATAGTCTTGATGATGCTGTGGAAGTTGATGAAACCTACATAGGTGGTAAAAATAAGAATCGTCATAACTCCAAAAAAGTCAAAAATGCTCAAGGGCGTTCATTGAAAGACAAATCTGCTGTAGTAGGCATGGTACAACGTCAAGGTAAAGTTAATGCTCATCATGTACCAGATACAAAGACGAAAACATTGACTGAACAGATTGTCAAATACGTAAAGGAAACAGCTCAACTTTACTCAGATGAATGGCTGGGTTATAATAAAGTGGCTAAGATGTATAATCATGACTTTGTTAATCATAGAACTAGCGAGTATGTGCAGGGTGATGTTTATACCAACACGATTGAAGGCTTTTGGGCTGGATTGAAACATGGAGTATTAGGAATTTACCATTCGTGGTCTAAGAAATATCTTCAAGACTATGTAGATGAATTTGTTTTTCGTTATAATACTCGTGACTATTCGGATAGTGAGCGTTTTAATCTCCTGATTTCAAATGCCTGTGTCCGAACTAAATACAGGGAGCTGATTTATGGCTACTAATACATTACATGACCTACATTTTGAATTGGAAAGGTCTATCGCTCGTAGAGTTGATAGTAAGCTGATTGGTTATCAGGTCAGCCTTTCAGATGGTTTTTACAATAAATACACCAAACTCTGGGATAAGACCTATTCCTTTGATTTTGTTACTGAACATCGCTCTTTTTACACTCAACTGACAAAACGTTGTGTTTATGACGTACTTGGAGATAGTCAAAAGAAAATTGACAGAAAGGCTATTGCCAAACAAATGGCAGAGTTAGAAGCCTTGGTTGATATTGCAGAAAGTAAAGAGGAGTTTCAGAACTTTTTTGAGAAAAAATACAGTCTCAAATTTCCTGATTTGAACGATTGCATTTATCAGAAGAAAAAAGAGTTATCTGATTTTGACAAAAAACTTTGGATAGCGATGCACTATAACCCTAGAAAAGATGAGGGGGAATAATAATGACAACATGGTATGATTACATGGTGAGAGCTAGTGAACATGCTGGAAGTGACGGTGATTCGTGGTTTCGCTATCTTTATAAGGTCATTAAAGATGAGGAGACTAAACTAACTACTGATGATGTAGAGCAATTGTTGAAAAATCCTACCTTAACACCTTTCCAAAAAATAACCCTTCAAGATGCTTTAACAGAAGGTACACACACAAGAGAACACGTTTTGCAGGCGAACCGTAAAAGTCAGCCAAAAGATATTTTGAAACTCTTTAGAGAGGGTAACTATGGATACGAAAGTTTTATTTGAGGCTCTCAATACAGAATTAGCTAAGGAAAATATTGACCTATTTAAAAACATGGTACAGATTACTTGCTTTGATAAAGAAACATACGATGAGTTATCAGAAAAATATTCAAATAAGAACTATCAGTTGAATTTAAAAGGCTTTGATAAAAAATTTTCGGATAATATTCAAGTCGTTTATAAAGAAGCTACAGGGACAGAATTTACATATAGCAAAGATGGTCAAGAAAAAACAAAGGTTGGTAAGATAACTGGATGGATTGGTATACACTCTACTATAAATTCGTCTGAAGCAACGGAGTTAAATGATACTAATTTCAAGAAAAATAAGTTATATAATCCTTTGAGTCTTAGAATTTATGTTAGAAATAAATTAGCTATCTCTAATTTTTTGCCAGTAATTAATAATACGCAAGCTTTTGTAAACTATATTGAAGGTGAAATCGGTTATGACATTCTTGATGATAACAACTTTAAAGATATTGCAACGACTAGTAGACAAAATATGGATGAAAATGATCCTCGAGTAGTGGATTTAGCAGAAAAAATAAAACAAGAAGTATCAAGTTTAATTCGTACAAGATTAGAAGTTAGAAATAAAATGAATAATGAGATTCAATCTTTACGAACAAAATCTGAAAAAATTGCTAAAGAATCGACTTCTAAAAATATTGATAAAATATTTGATGATTTTAAGTCTCAAAAGGATAGAAATAGCTTTAGTACCTATGAAATGGATCAGCTAAATCTTAATGTAAAAAATAGGGTTGTACAACAACTCAAAGGAGAAAATTTTAAAAACGAGTATACTATTTTCTTTTCCCATTCACGAAGAAATAAGAATGTATTAGACTTTTTCTATTATTTATTAAAAAAGATTGGTGTTACTTCAGACGAGATTTTCTATACAAGTAAAGAGGATGCACCTCAAATTGATATTAAGCAAAACTTAGGTGAAATTTCTAAAGAAAATATTGTCAATAAAAATACATTATTATTCTTTTATGTTACGAAGGATTTTAAAGACTCAGATTATTGTATGTTTGAAGGAGGTGCTGCTTGGGCAACGCGAGGTGCAGAAGATTATCTAATCAATTTTGATGAATTTAGTCTGATTCCTGATTATCTTAATCAAAAAGGTGAATTTCTATAAAAACTTACTCAAAATTCTGATTTGTCTAAAGGAGATTTTTATAATCAGTTGATAAATACACTAAATAAGTTAATTGAGCATATTAATATTGGACGAAAAATGAAAGCTGCTGAGGAAGTACCGTTATTTAATAACATTGAATTTCCTGACAAAGTGGAATTAAGCCAAGGAAAAACTCCGGAGCTTAATAAAGATATTGAAAACTATTGGAATACTTATATTTTAGAAAATAATGAGTAATTTCAATGTGCGAATAGGGAGAGAGTTGCCCCTTAAGTTTTATAAAAAATAGGTGCTAAATATGATGTCTACCCATGGTGCTAGTTCATTTCAAAATAGCGTAAATTATGAGCCAGAATAATTTGTTCAATTCGTAACTGTAGTCCGGCTAGCCCTCTAGCTAATGTATGTTCGATGTCAAAGAGACGACACAGTTCAGAAAAACGAGTTTCAATCGTTCGTCTCATGGCCATTACTTTCCAATTGTTATGTTCTTCGGCTCCTGTCATGTTTTGTCGAAATGGTATCCATAGATGGTCACCTTCCTGTTTTAAGTCCTTTTTGAGTTCACCGCTTAAGTAGCCAAGATTACCTAGAATAACCGATTGCTTACATCCCTCTAATAGCTCATAAACCACCTTGATATCGTAGACAGAGGCTGGTGTGACAACACAGTTCAGAATACAACCCGATAAGGTCACTAGCATATGAACCTTGAAACCATAGAACCAAAGATGTTTAGAGACGTTATAGCCAATATCGGCTAATCCTTTAAAAATGGCAACTCTTTGATTGCGAACTGGTTGGCAAAGTGGTAAGGAAAAACTATCTATAATCGCTATTTCATCAGGCGAAATCAAGTCGCTCATAGCTTTTCGGATTAATTGGACTAGCCAAATCATTCGTCTAGACCGACGATTGAAACGACTTCTTTCTAGTAACTGACCACAAGGAAAGAGGTGTCAGATGGTGTAGAAATGGCGTTGTGACGTTATGCCTAGTTCAGCTTGTAACAAAAGCAAGACAAGAAGCGCTTCATCTGAAACTTTGCCTAAGCCAACATTACGCCGATGTTTAAAGGAATCTGGGCAATAAGTTTTATAAAAGTAATGACAAATTTGTGATAATTGGCGTAAATTCCATTCATTGTAAATGATGAGATTTAGCAGTATACTGTAAGTGGCTCATTTGGACTAACCGCCTGTATGTTTCGTCACTTACAGTATAGTCCATTTGGGCTTTTTATTGTATGTTGAAATTAACTAGCACAACGGGTAGAACTAGTTTTGTATAAGAAAAGAGATTTCATGAAAGATTTATTGAAATATTTTAAGGGTTATATCAAAGAATCCTTGTTGGGGCCACTTTTTAAATTATTAGAAGCTAGTTTTGAACTATTGGTGCCAATTTTGGTTGCAACAATTGTAGACCAAACAATCCCTAAAAAAGATAGCACGCATCTTTATACCGTGGTCTTTTTGTTGGTTGTCCTAGCATCGTTTGGTGTTGTCGTGGCGATTATTGCTCAATATTATTCCTCAAAAGCAGCGGTAGGATTTACACGTCAATTAACTAAAGATTTATATCAAAAAATAATGCGTTTGCCAAAAGCTAGTCGAGATAACTTGACGACATCTAGTCTGGTCACTCGTTTAACAAGTGATACTTATCAAATTCAGACCGGCATCAATCAATTTCTTCGTCTTTTTTTTGCGCGCGCCGATTATTGTTTTTGGCTCGATTATCATGGCATTTTTGATTAGTCCAAGTATTACACTGTGGTTCTTACTCATGGTTGTCATCCTAACGGGTATTATCTATATCATGTCACGCTTGGTAAATCCGCTTTACGCTAAAATTCGCCAGATTACAGATAAAATTGTCAATATGACACGCCAACAACTGCAAGGTATGCGTGTTATCCGTGCCTTTGGGCAAACAAATAAAGAAATCCATGAGTTTAGAGATACCAATGAGATCTATAAGACCTGGCAGATAAAAACAGGAGTTTGGTCCAGTTTGATTAGCCCGTTGACTTTTTTAGTGGTAAATAGCACTTTGGTCATGGTTATTTGGCATGGGAATCTAGCTATTGGACAGGATTTGCTGACGCAAGGGAAATTAGTTGCTTTAGTCAATTACCTTTTGCAAATCTTGATAGAGTTGTTGAAACTGGCAATGCTTGTTACTTCTTTGAATCAAAGTTACATTAGTGCTAGACGAATCCAAGAGGTTTTTGAACAGGAAGAGGAAGATGTACTAGCAGAACTGTCAATACGGCATTCTGTTGGTGCTCAGTCTATTTCTGCTGAAAATGTTACCTTTACCTATCCACAAGCTGCTAGTCCAGCCTTGGAAAATATTTCGTTTGACGTACTATCTGGTCAGACTTTGGGAGTGATTGGCGGAACAGGCTCAGGAAAATCAACTTTGGTGCAACTCTTGGCGCACTTGTATTCGATTGATACAGGTAAGTTAGTCATTTTAAAAAATGGTCGCAGTCCTCGAAATCTGAAAGAATGGCGTTCTTGGATAAGTTTAGTACCACAAAAAGCAGAATTGTTCTGTGGAACGATTCGCTCAAATTTGTCGCTGGGACTGGAAGACGAGGTGACGGATGAACAACTTTGGTGGGCTCTTGATATTGCGCAGGCTAGTGACTTTGTACAGGAAAAAGAAGGTCAGCTAGATGCAGTAGTAGAAGCTTTTGGTCGGAATTTTTCCGGTGGTCAACGCCAACGGTTGACGATTGCGCGCGCTATTTTACAAAAAGCACCTTTTCTGGTGCTGGATGATTCCACTTCGGCACTTGATTATTTAACAGAAGCTAAACTATTGCAAGCTATCAAAGAGCAGTTAAAGAACACGAGTTTGATTTTAATTTCACAGCGAACCAATAGCTTGCGTGCAGCTGATCAGATACTGGTCTTGGATAAGGGACATCAGATGGCTCTGGGTGCACATGAGGAGCTGATCCAAACGAGCGATATTTATCGAGAAATTCATCTCTCACAACATAGCAGGGAGGAAAAGCATGAAAACTAGATATTCTACAAGTAGGTTGAAGCGTCTAGCGAGTGATTTATTACAACAACGTTGGCTTTTTCTGTTAGCCACAGTTGGAACGATTGTTCAGGTTGCCTTGACCATTTATTTGCCGATTTTGATTGGAAATGCAATTGATAGTGTTTTACTTTCCGATGCAAGTCAGCATTTGCTGCCAATTCTCTCGAAAATGGGGATGGTGATTGTTGCCAATACAGCGATTCAATGGCTCAATCCTTTAATCTATAATCAGTTGATTTATAGTTATAGTCGGAAACTTCGGGACGCAGTTATTCAAAAAATTCATCGACTTCCCTTGGCTTATCTTGATCGTCAAGGGAGCGGTGATTTAGTGAGTCGCTTGACGACGGATGTGGAGCAGCTAAATAATGGTCTGCTCATGGTCTTCAATCAGTTTTTTGTAGGCGTGTTGACTATTCTTGTAACGATTGTGACAATGGCAAGGATTGACTTTTTCATGATGATGTTAGTCTTGCTTTTAACTCCCTTATCTATGCTGATTGCACGTTTTATAGCCCGTAAAAGCTACAAGCTGTTTCAAAAACAAACGACGGCACGAGGGCTTCAGACACAGCTCATTGAAGAAAGTCTCTCTCAAGAAAGTTTGATTCAAAGTTTTAATGCTCAAGAGCAATTCATTACGGATTTTACAAAAGGCAATGAGACATATGCTGACTATTCTCAGGATGCTATCTTTTATTCCTCTACTGTCAATCCAGCGACTCGCTTCGTGAATGCTCTTATTTATGCCATTGTTGTTGGATTTGGTGCGGTTCGTATCATTAACGGCTCTAGTTTCACAGTTGGACAATTAGTGACATTCTTAAATTATGTCAACCAATACACTAAGCCCTTCAACGATATTTCGTCTGTTATGGCTGAATTGCAAAGCGCCCTTGCTTGTGCAGAGCGCTTGTACATGATTTTAGATGAAAAAGAAGTTGTGGAAACGGGGAAAGAAGAACTTACGAGTGAGGCAGTACGGGGAGCAATTCGTTTTGAACATGTCCGTTTTGGTTATGAAAAAGATAAACCTTTGATTCACGATTTAAACATGACCGTTCCAGCAGGAAGCAAAGTTGCTATTGTTGGACCAACTGGTGCTGGAAAATCGACTTTAATCAATCTCCTCATGCGTTTTTATAATGTAGATGCGGGTAAGATTAAGTTAGACGACAGAGATATTACAGATTATACCAGAGTCTCATTTCGCCAGCAGTTTGGTATGGTTTTACAAGAAACATGGCTGAAGACAGCGACGATTCATGAAAATATTGCTTTTGGGCCGACCAGAGGCTAGCCGAGAAGAAGTAATTGCAGCAGCTAAAGCTGCTAATACTCATTTCTTTATCCAGCAATTGCCGCATGGCTATGATACTTATCTAGCAGATGCAGGAGATTCTTTGTCACAAGGACAACGCCAGCTATTGACCATTGCGCGTGTTTTTCTAGCGGTTCCTAAAATCCTGATTTTGGATGAAGCAACCTCCTCTATTGATACGCGGACTGAAGTACTCATTCAAGAGGCTTTTAATAAGCTCATGGTAGGGCGAACCAGTTTTATCATTGCTCATCGCTTGTCTACCATTCAGAATGCAGATATCATTTTAGTGCTGGTTGACGGAGATATTGTGGAATATGGCAGTCATCAAGAGCTGATGCAAGCAAAAGGCGTTTATTATCAAATGCAGACAGCGCAGGGAAGTTTGGCGGTTTAAGATTGACTAGGCGAACAAACTTATAGCTGTTCTTTGCGGACTAGCTCTATTCCTGTCTCATTCAAGCGGTAGATTTTCTGACAAACTTCTTTGAGAAAGGTTCGGTCGTGTGAAACGGTAATGATAGCGCCGCTATAGTCTGTAAAAAGCTTTCGTACTTGTGGCTGAGAAGTGGGGGAAAAGTTGCATGTCGGCTCGTCTAGCAACAAGACATTTGCCTGATCTAATACCATTTTTAGAAGCAGTAATTTAGCTTTTTGTCCACCAGATAGCTGGGAAATGGGATGATGTACTTCGTTGCGCGTGAATTGCAGACTGGCTAGGTGGGTGAGGATTTTTTCTCGCTCAATAGCCTCTCCTGTAGATGTTAGAAAATCTATTGGAGAATCGACTTCGTTTAAACTATCAGGATAGATTTGAGGCATATACCCTAGCGTAATGCCTTTTTTCTTTTGCAATAGATTTCGCAGTTCTTTGATAAAAGTAGATTTTCCGGCACCATTTTCACCAATAATCCCAATCTTTTCCTGCCCTAAGAGTTCAAAATTTATATTTTTGGCTAAGGTGCGTTCCCCTACCTTCAAATACATCTGTTTGAGAGTGACTACTCTTTTTGTAGATGGCAGAGGAGTAATAGTAGAAAATTGTAGATTGATAGCATCTGCTTGTGTTGGTAACTCTGTCATTTTAGTGGCTTCTCGATTAAAACGTTTTTCTTGTGAGAGAATATTTTTCATTTTTTTGGCTAGTAATCTACCAGCTGTGCTGTCATGAGTATGACGCAAGACATGCTCCACACTTTGTTTGACTCGCTGGTGTTTTGCCATTGCTTTTTGATATTCTTCTCGTTCTTTTTTTGCATCTTTAGTTTGCTTTTCAAATGCAGCTTGTCGTTGCTGGCTGTAATTTTCATAATCAAGATTCTGTACAGTCGTCCGAGCTTCTTGCTTTTTCTTAACCAATTCCAAATGTACGATTTTTGTTGCTGTATGACCTAAAAGACTTTCATCATGTGAAACAAACATAACTGTTTGAGGTGTATTTTGAAGAAAATTTTCCAGCCAAATCAGAGTGTCTGTGTCTAAATCATTGGAGGGCTCATCTAAAAAGAGAATGTCCCAATTTGTAGAGAGGATTTTTAAAAGCTGTACTTTTAATGTTTCACCGCCAGATAGAGTCGCTAATGTTTGCTGACTAGTAAAACGTTCGCTATCAAAATGTAATTCTTGAGCAAAGCGGTAAAGTTTGCTGTAATCTAAGTCTACGTCCAAATCACCAAAGAAATAGTCGTTGAGGGAGAGCCTTCTTTCATTTTCAGGTAAAGTTTGCGGCAAATAAGCGTAACGATGATAGTTTTTCTGAATTTCTCCCCTATAACTAACATAGTCTGAAACAAGTGCGTCATTCATGAGTAATTTGAGAAGAGTAGATTTCCCATTTCCTTCTTCTCCGATAATGGCAATTTTATCACTTGTATTGACTGTGAGTGATAAATCGCTGACCAAGTCTTTCAAGTCTTTTAAATGGGTAATAGTTAAATGTCGAATTTGTAACATACAAGTCTCCTTTTGATGTTCATTGTCATTTTAGAGCTAAGAAAAACAGCCCTATTTATCTAGTAGAGCTGTTTTTGTTTTTGGATTGCCAACAAACATTGCAAAACGGAGTAGTCTGCAACGAATAGATTATTATTGAGAAGTTTGAAAAAATTCTTTTATAAAAATAGGCAAGAGCATGACAAAAAATCTACTAGATAAAGTTTCCTTTAAGCAATAGATTTCTTGTACATAAACTCCTTACCTCCGAATTTTACTGATTTTAGTGTAGCAAAAAAGATATAAAATGTCAAAAGAGTACCGAGAAAAAAGTTTGTCACTAAGAATAAATAGAATGAAAGTGCAACTGTTGTGTTATTGAGTTTTCTTCTAGAAAGTAAACGAGTCTGGAACATTTTTGTCCCAGACTCGAAGTCATATTATATGTTCAAGACTTTATCTAGGAAGTCTTTGAGGCGTGGGTGCTGCGGATTATCAAAGATTTGGTCGGGTTTACCGTCTTCTAAAAACTCTCCGTCAGCCGTAAAGATAACACGGTTTGCCACTTGGCGAGCAAATCCCATTTCATGAGTTACAATAATCATAGTCATGCCTTGCTTGGCCAATTCTTTCATAACATTGAGAACATCTCCAACCATTTCGGGATCAAGAGCAGAAGTAGGTTCGTCAAAGAGCATAATATCAGGATTCATAGCAAGTCCCCGTGCAATTGCAACACGTTGTTTTTGTCCACCTGAGAGGCTATCTGGCATGGCATCAGCTTTATCAGAGAGACCGACTTTTTCTAATAATTCCATACCAAGTTTATCTGCTTCAGCTTGTGTCATTCGCTTGTGCTCGACAGGAGCAAAGGTGATATTTTCCAAAACTGTCATGTGAGGGAAGAGATTGAAGTGTTGGAAAACCATACCAATATTTTCACGAACTAAGTCGACATCTGTTTTTTTATCGGTTAAGTCGAAACCGTCCACGGTAATAGATCCACTTGTAACTTCTTCCAGCAGGTTGAGACTGCGAAGAAAGGTTGATTTTCCCGAACCTGAAGGTCCGATGATACAAACGACATCCCCTTCATAGAATTTGGTTGTGATTCCTTTTAGAACTTCATTTTCTCCGTAGTATTTATGTAAATCATTGACATCAATTTTTAATTTAGCCATTATTTAATCCTCTTTTCTAAGCGTTTTGCAAGTCTCGTTAAAAGAGTGATGATAATCAAGTAAAAGACTGCTAGGATAGCATACATTTTGAAGCTTTGATAGTTACGAGCAATGATGATTTTACCCGTTTGGAAAAGTTCGACGAGACCGATAGCAGAGACGATTGTAGTATCTTTCAAAGCGATAACAAACTGATTGACGAAGTTTGGTAACATGATTTTTGTTGCTTGTGGCAGAATAATCTTTCTCATTGTCTTAGAATAAGAAATACCAAGACTGCGACTGGCTTC is a window from the Streptococcus anginosus subsp. whileyi MAS624 genome containing:
- a CDS encoding IS1595 family transposase gives rise to the protein MKFEFKSLFDLQSAFPDEQSCIDHLENMIWGDVIISPFDATSKVYKCKGNKYRCKNTGKYFNVKTGTLFDNTKIELRKWFMAIWLVTSHKKGISSVQLSKDIGVTQKTAWFMLERIRKCFSSESNNSLDDAVEVDETYIGGKNKNRHNSKKVKNAQGRSLKDKSAVVGMVQRQGKVNAHHVPDTKTKTLTEQIVKYVKETAQLYSDEWLGYNKVAKMYNHDFVNHRTSEYVQGDVYTNTIEGFWAGLKHGVLGIYHSWSKKYLQDYVDEFVFRYNTRDYSDSERFNLLISNACVRTKYRELIYGY
- a CDS encoding ATP-binding cassette domain-containing protein, which gives rise to MLQIRHLTITHLKDLKDLVSDLSLTVNTSDKIAIIGEEGNGKSTLLKLLMNDALVSDYVSYRGEIQKNYHRYAYLPQTLPENERRLSLNDYFFGDLDVDLDYSKLYRFAQELHFDSERFTSQQTLATLSGGETLKVQLLKILSTNWDILFLDEPSNDLDTDTLIWLENFLQNTPQTVMFVSHDESLLGHTATKIVHLELVKKKQEARTTVQNLDYENYSQQRQAAFEKQTKDAKKEREEYQKAMAKHQRVKQSVEHVLRHTHDSTAGRLLAKKMKNILSQEKRFNREATKMTELPTQADAINLQFSTITPLPSTKRVVTLKQMYLKVGERTLAKNINFELLGQEKIGIIGENGAGKSTFIKELRNLLQKKKGITLGYMPQIYPDSLNEVDSPIDFLTSTGEAIEREKILTHLASLQFTRNEVHHPISQLSGGQKAKLLLLKMVLDQANVLLLDEPTCNFSPTSQPQVRKLFTDYSGAIITVSHDRTFLKEVCQKIYRLNETGIELVRKEQL
- a CDS encoding amino acid ABC transporter ATP-binding protein, which translates into the protein MAKLKIDVNDLHKYYGENEVLKGITTKFYEGDVVCIIGPSGSGKSTFLRSLNLLEEVTSGSITVDGFDLTDKKTDVDLVRENIGMVFQHFNLFPHMTVLENITFAPVEHKRMTQAEADKLGMELLEKVGLSDKADAMPDSLSGGQKQRVAIARGLAMNPDIMLFDEPTSALDPEMVGDVLNVMKELAKQGMTMIIVTHEMGFARQVANRVIFTADGEFLEDGKPDQIFDNPQHPRLKDFLDKVLNI